The proteins below are encoded in one region of Planifilum fimeticola:
- a CDS encoding SDR family NAD(P)-dependent oxidoreductase: protein MKETLRSFGRLDIMFNNAGIGNPPVSVLDMPPKEYHRTVAVNQHGVFYGIKEAGNAMKEKGGVIINTASVYGFFADRRHFPYHASKGAVVMMTKAAALELARYNIRVVAVAPGLVDTEIVAPWKQRPDLWRTVEKAQMRGRVAKPEEVAKAVAFLASDDASFVNGSVLFVDDGAASFKR, encoded by the coding sequence GTGAAGGAGACGCTCCGCTCCTTCGGAAGGTTGGACATCATGTTCAACAATGCCGGGATCGGCAATCCGCCCGTTTCCGTCCTGGACATGCCTCCGAAGGAGTACCACCGGACCGTTGCCGTCAACCAGCACGGGGTTTTTTACGGGATCAAGGAGGCGGGCAATGCCATGAAGGAGAAGGGGGGCGTCATCATCAACACCGCTTCCGTGTACGGGTTTTTTGCGGATCGGAGGCATTTTCCCTATCACGCCAGCAAGGGAGCCGTGGTGATGATGACCAAGGCGGCGGCCTTGGAGCTGGCCCGGTACAATATCCGCGTGGTGGCCGTCGCGCCGGGGCTGGTGGACACGGAGATCGTCGCCCCGTGGAAACAGCGTCCCGACCTGTGGCGGACGGTGGAAAAGGCGCAAATGCGGGGCCGGGTGGCAAAGCCCGAAGAGGTTGCCAAAGCGGTGGCGTTTCTGGCCAGCGACGACGCCTCCTTTGTGAACGGTTCCGTCCTGTTCGTGGACGACGGAGCAGCCTCCTTCAAGCGGTGA
- the nrdR gene encoding transcriptional regulator NrdR: MRCPYCGSMGSRVLDSRPANEGKSIRRRRECESCERRFTTFETVEVKPLMVIKKDGSREEFSREKVLRGLIRACEKRTVPLDKLEQLVDRIERQLREQGRSEVPSREIGEMVMEGLAEVDEVAYVRFASVYRQFRDINMFVKELEELLNRSRKPLPDVKEKDGWKE; the protein is encoded by the coding sequence ATGAGATGTCCCTATTGCGGATCGATGGGAAGCCGGGTGCTGGATTCCCGCCCGGCCAACGAAGGAAAATCGATACGGCGACGCCGCGAATGCGAAAGCTGTGAACGGCGCTTTACCACCTTTGAGACGGTGGAAGTGAAGCCCCTCATGGTGATCAAGAAGGACGGGAGCCGGGAGGAATTCAGCCGGGAGAAGGTGCTGCGCGGGCTGATTCGGGCGTGCGAAAAGCGGACCGTGCCCCTGGACAAGTTGGAGCAACTGGTCGATCGGATCGAGCGCCAGCTGCGCGAGCAGGGGCGGTCGGAGGTGCCGTCCCGGGAGATCGGTGAGATGGTGATGGAGGGGCTGGCGGAAGTGGATGAGGTGGCCTATGTCCGATTTGCTTCCGTATACCGGCAGTTCCGGGATATCAACATGTTTGTGAAAGAACTGGAAGAATTGTTGAATCGGTCCCGGAAGCCGCTTCCGGATGTGAAAGAGAAAGATGGATGGAAAGAATAG
- a CDS encoding lytic transglycosylase domain-containing protein, with product MAMPDLRKWIQPAVMALPSKRRMALALLLLLLFLSVVSPLFNQWMYPLRFEEHILYSAEATGADPFLVMAIIRVESKFDPQKRSPKGAQGLMQLMPETVDWVISEGKFSPAFYDLVYEPSVNIHMGSWYISGLVREFEGNKIAAIAAYNAGPGNVKRWLKEGRWDGTRRNLNGVPYGETRHYIRRVTFFYEKYRTLYGHLIESKETYTLPQ from the coding sequence ATGGCGATGCCTGACCTCAGAAAATGGATCCAGCCCGCAGTGATGGCCCTGCCGTCAAAGCGGAGAATGGCCCTGGCTCTTCTCCTTTTGCTGTTGTTTTTGTCGGTGGTTTCCCCGCTGTTTAACCAGTGGATGTACCCCCTCAGATTTGAGGAGCACATCCTTTACAGCGCCGAAGCCACTGGTGCCGATCCGTTTTTGGTGATGGCCATCATCCGAGTGGAGAGCAAGTTTGATCCCCAAAAGCGGTCACCGAAGGGCGCCCAGGGATTGATGCAGCTGATGCCCGAAACGGTGGACTGGGTGATTTCGGAGGGCAAGTTTTCCCCGGCCTTTTACGACTTGGTGTATGAACCGTCGGTCAACATACATATGGGCAGTTGGTACATATCCGGTCTGGTCCGGGAATTTGAAGGCAACAAAATCGCGGCGATCGCCGCTTACAATGCCGGACCGGGCAATGTAAAGCGATGGCTGAAGGAGGGAAGGTGGGACGGGACCCGCCGGAATCTGAATGGTGTGCCTTACGGGGAAACGCGCCACTACATCCGCCGAGTCACCTTTTTCTATGAAAAGTACCGAACCCTCTACGGCCATCTGATCGAGAGCAAGGAGACCTACACCCTGCCGCAGTAG
- a CDS encoding glycoside hydrolase family 130 protein: MSKSSILFPFGSFVKHESNPILSPRGEGWESKDVFNPAAVVKDGKVHLLYRAEDRTGMGKWNGTSRIGLAVSEDGIRFERHPEPVLIPTEPYEADGGCEDPRVTQIGDTYYMTYTAYDGKNARMCLATSKDLVNWEKHGIVFPGWEGDQAREWSKSGAILPEKINGKYVMYFGDSCIWIAFSDDAIHWEPVEEPVLRPRENPADFDSLLVEPGPQPLLTDEGILLIYNGARKLGESGRSGTGNIHAFPVRYEAGQVLFSRENPAQVIRRTESSFFAPESLAETEGQVDNVVFLEGLVEFRGAWYLYYGMADSHIGVAIYRP, translated from the coding sequence GTGTCGAAATCATCGATTCTTTTTCCTTTCGGATCATTTGTGAAGCATGAATCCAACCCGATTTTGTCCCCTCGGGGAGAGGGATGGGAATCCAAGGATGTGTTCAATCCGGCCGCTGTTGTGAAGGATGGCAAGGTGCACCTGTTGTACCGGGCGGAGGATCGCACCGGGATGGGGAAGTGGAACGGGACTTCCCGCATCGGTCTGGCGGTGAGCGAAGACGGGATCCGCTTTGAACGCCATCCCGAACCGGTTCTGATTCCGACGGAGCCCTATGAGGCGGACGGCGGGTGCGAAGATCCCCGGGTGACCCAGATCGGGGACACCTATTATATGACCTATACGGCCTATGACGGAAAAAACGCCCGGATGTGCCTGGCCACATCCAAGGATTTGGTCAACTGGGAAAAGCACGGGATCGTGTTCCCGGGATGGGAAGGGGACCAGGCCCGGGAATGGTCCAAATCCGGAGCGATTCTTCCGGAGAAGATCAACGGCAAATACGTCATGTATTTCGGGGACAGCTGCATCTGGATCGCCTTTTCCGACGACGCGATCCATTGGGAGCCCGTGGAGGAGCCGGTTCTCAGACCCCGTGAAAATCCCGCCGACTTCGACAGTTTGCTGGTGGAACCGGGTCCCCAGCCCCTCCTGACGGATGAAGGGATTCTCCTGATTTACAATGGAGCCCGGAAACTGGGCGAGAGCGGAAGGAGCGGAACCGGGAACATCCACGCCTTTCCCGTCCGCTATGAGGCGGGGCAGGTGCTGTTCTCCCGGGAAAATCCGGCACAGGTGATCCGGCGGACGGAATCCAGCTTTTTCGCCCCGGAATCCCTGGCCGAGACGGAAGGCCAGGTGGACAACGTCGTCTTTCTGGAGGGGCTGGTGGAGTTCCGGGGCGCCTGGTATCTGTACTACGGAATGGCGGACTCCCACATCGGTGTGGCCATTTACCGTCCGTAG
- a CDS encoding glyceraldehyde-3-phosphate dehydrogenase has product MPLRVAINGFGRIGRMVFRRAMRENDMRVVAVNASYPPETLAHLIKYDTVHGVFEGEVVAEEDGFTVNGQRVKLLSDRDPSRLPWGDLDVDVVVEATGKFRDREGAGKHLEAGAKKVVITAPGKDEDVTIVMGVNESAYDPEKHRILSNASCTTNCLAPVVKVLHEAFGVEHGLMTTVHSYTNDQKNLDNPHKDLRRARACAQSIIPTKTGAAQAIGKVLPELAGRLNGLALRVPTPNVSVVDLVADLTVPVSAEEVNQALKRAAETHMKGILQYCDAPLVSSDFNGNEHSAIVDAPSTMVTGERQVKVLAWYDNEWGYSCRVVDLVKLIGRLQEAGRTKQEVAL; this is encoded by the coding sequence ATGCCACTTCGAGTTGCCATCAACGGATTTGGACGAATCGGGCGAATGGTTTTCCGCAGAGCGATGCGAGAGAACGATATGCGGGTGGTTGCCGTGAATGCCAGCTATCCACCGGAGACGTTGGCCCACCTGATCAAATATGACACGGTACACGGGGTGTTCGAGGGAGAAGTGGTGGCGGAGGAGGACGGATTCACCGTCAATGGCCAAAGGGTGAAACTGCTTTCCGACCGGGATCCCTCCCGCCTTCCCTGGGGCGATTTGGACGTCGACGTGGTGGTGGAGGCCACCGGGAAGTTCCGGGACCGGGAAGGGGCCGGGAAGCATCTGGAGGCCGGTGCAAAGAAGGTGGTCATCACGGCCCCCGGCAAGGACGAGGATGTCACCATCGTCATGGGAGTCAATGAAAGCGCATACGATCCGGAGAAGCACCGCATTCTCTCCAACGCCTCCTGCACCACCAATTGCCTCGCTCCCGTGGTCAAGGTGCTGCACGAGGCCTTCGGGGTGGAACACGGACTGATGACGACGGTTCATTCTTACACCAACGACCAGAAAAACCTGGACAATCCCCACAAGGATCTCCGCCGGGCCCGGGCGTGCGCCCAATCGATCATTCCGACCAAAACGGGTGCGGCCCAGGCGATCGGCAAGGTGTTGCCGGAGTTGGCCGGGCGGTTGAACGGACTCGCTTTGCGCGTTCCCACTCCCAATGTTTCCGTTGTCGATCTGGTGGCGGATCTGACGGTGCCGGTGTCGGCGGAAGAGGTGAACCAAGCCCTCAAGCGAGCGGCGGAAACGCATATGAAGGGCATTCTCCAGTATTGCGACGCCCCGCTCGTCTCCTCCGACTTTAACGGAAATGAACACTCCGCCATCGTTGACGCTCCCTCCACCATGGTGACCGGGGAGCGGCAAGTCAAGGTCCTGGCTTGGTATGACAACGAGTGGGGATATTCCTGCCGCGTGGTCGATCTGGTAAAACTGATCGGCCGGCTGCAGGAGGCCGGGCGGACCAAGCAGGAAGTGGCATTGTAA
- the coaE gene encoding dephospho-CoA kinase (Dephospho-CoA kinase (CoaE) performs the final step in coenzyme A biosynthesis.), which yields MRIGLTGGIATGKSTVSRMLQTRGAAIVDADQVAREVVEPHTPGWRRIRERFGDRILRPDGYLDRKALRDVVFRDPQARRDLNGILHPLIRERMLEQAKFLERERPGRVIVFDIPLLYESRLTDWVEKVIVVYVPESVQIRRLMEREGIGEEEALRMVRAQMPIEEKKRMADCLIDNSGSLEETERQVDHLWRCLTSENGSSPQ from the coding sequence ATGCGCATCGGATTGACCGGTGGAATAGCGACGGGCAAAAGCACCGTTTCCCGGATGCTGCAAACTCGAGGAGCGGCGATCGTCGACGCCGATCAAGTGGCCCGGGAGGTGGTGGAGCCCCATACGCCGGGATGGAGGCGGATCCGGGAGCGCTTCGGCGATCGGATCCTTCGACCTGACGGTTATCTCGACCGGAAGGCCCTTCGGGATGTGGTTTTCCGCGATCCCCAGGCCCGCAGGGATTTGAACGGAATTCTGCATCCCCTGATCCGGGAGAGAATGCTGGAGCAGGCAAAATTCCTGGAACGGGAGCGCCCGGGAAGGGTCATCGTGTTTGACATTCCCCTTCTCTATGAGAGCAGACTGACCGATTGGGTGGAAAAAGTGATCGTGGTGTATGTCCCGGAATCGGTTCAAATCCGCCGATTGATGGAGCGGGAGGGGATCGGGGAGGAGGAAGCGCTCCGCATGGTCCGGGCCCAGATGCCGATCGAGGAGAAAAAGCGGATGGCGGACTGCCTCATCGACAATTCCGGCTCACTGGAGGAAACGGAAAGACAGGTTGATCATCTATGGCGATGCCTGACCTCAGAAAATGGATCCAGCCCGCAGTGA
- a CDS encoding 2-phosphosulfolactate phosphatase yields the protein MPKKIRIWMKKEEIEETALKGSTAVVMDVCLATTTLLKIIEGGPRRVFPTGSLEEARRLAEELDARHLLTGGEEGGFRIEGFHCGPFPDEYPPEKVKGKDVVYLTSNGTRAIHRARTADELLIACIRNAPAVARYLQEVTTDTVRLICAGSLGRVSLEDVLCAAIILTEMDLSGWDLDDAAVLLRDWGSRVREEVPRILETGRIGRWFEREGEIRALRYAGEVGASDTLIVFRDGQLVAMAGSGERREAEKRR from the coding sequence TTGCCGAAAAAGATCCGCATATGGATGAAAAAGGAAGAGATTGAGGAGACGGCCCTCAAGGGATCGACCGCCGTCGTCATGGATGTTTGTCTGGCGACCACGACGCTGCTAAAGATCATCGAAGGGGGACCCCGCAGGGTGTTTCCCACCGGCAGTCTGGAGGAGGCCCGCCGGCTTGCGGAGGAGCTGGATGCCCGCCATCTGTTGACCGGAGGAGAAGAAGGGGGATTTCGGATCGAGGGATTTCACTGCGGCCCCTTTCCCGATGAGTACCCTCCGGAGAAGGTGAAGGGAAAGGATGTGGTATACCTCACTTCCAACGGAACCCGGGCCATCCACCGCGCCCGAACCGCCGATGAGCTGCTGATCGCCTGCATTCGCAACGCTCCGGCGGTGGCCCGATATCTGCAGGAGGTGACGACGGACACGGTCCGTCTGATCTGTGCCGGTTCCCTGGGAAGGGTTTCCCTGGAGGATGTCTTGTGTGCGGCAATCATCCTGACGGAGATGGATCTGTCCGGATGGGACCTGGATGACGCGGCCGTCCTTTTGCGGGATTGGGGGAGTCGCGTGCGGGAGGAGGTTCCCCGTATCCTGGAGACGGGGCGGATCGGCCGGTGGTTTGAGCGGGAGGGGGAAATCCGCGCCCTTCGCTATGCCGGAGAAGTGGGCGCCAGCGACACCCTGATCGTCTTCCGGGATGGGCAATTGGTGGCCATGGCCGGGAGCGGGGAGCGGCGGGAGGCGGAAAAGCGCCGGTGA